Genomic DNA from Armatimonadota bacterium:
ACCAGGGAGATCGGTCGCTGAGCGACGGCGCGGCGAGACACATCGGCCGGGCCCCGGCCGCCGGTGTCATCCGGCGACCGGGGCCGGCCGGCAAGGGAGGATGAGGTGGCGGTTGCCCGCTGGGGCGAACTGCGCAGACAGGCCGCGGATCCCGGACTGCTGCTGACCTTCCTGGGCGCGGCGGCCGTGCTGGGGCTGTTCGTGCTGTACCCGGCGATCCGCGTCCTCACCTACCCCTCCTGGCAGGATTACCTGGGGATTCCGTCCAGCCTGCGCTGGATCCAGGCCGCGCGGAACAGCCTGGTGATGATGGTCATCTCGACCCTTTCGGCCACGTTCCTGGGGCTGGTCTTCGCCTTCGCCACCACCCGGCCGGATATGCCGGGCGGGCGGTTCTTCCGGAATGTGGCCATGCTGCCGCTCTTCGCCCCGCCCTTCATGGTGGCCTTCGCCTACATCCTGATGTTTGGGCGGCAGGGGCTGATCACGCGCGGGATCTTCGGGCTGGATGTGAATATCTTCGGCTGGCCGGGGCTGTGGGTGGTGCAGACCATCGCCTTCTTCCCGCTGGCCATGCTGATCATCGCCGGCGTGCTGGAGGCCGTCAACCCCAGCCTCGAACACGCCGCCCGCAACCTGGGCGCCACGGAGTGGGCGGTGGTGCGCACCGTTTCCCTGGCCCTGGCCCGCCCCGGCATCGCCGGGGCGATGCTCGTCGTGGCCATCTCGGTGCTGGCGGATTTCGGCAACGCCGTGCTCATCGCCGGCGGGTTTCCGCTGCTGGCCACGGAGT
This window encodes:
- a CDS encoding iron ABC transporter permease, whose product is MAVARWGELRRQAADPGLLLTFLGAAAVLGLFVLYPAIRVLTYPSWQDYLGIPSSLRWIQAARNSLVMMVISTLSATFLGLVFAFATTRPDMPGGRFFRNVAMLPLFAPPFMVAFAYILMFGRQGLITRGIFGLDVNIFGWPGLWVVQTIAFFPLAMLIIAGVLEAVNPSLEHAARNLGATEWAVVRTVSLALARPGIAGAMLVVAISVLADFGNAVLIAGGFPLLATESWFRLEGMGDLTGAALVVAMLVVPTAGLFLLERYVVARRAYVTVTGRGSRMERAPTPRLLRWIVVGICAVTTVMIGLVYFGVIAGAFTAIWGRDWSLSLTHWHLAAERMGSLWTSVKIGVLAGLITATMGVLVAFLTSRRLPLRQALDFLAVLPGALPGVFVGVGFVLA